One genomic segment of Catalinimonas alkaloidigena includes these proteins:
- a CDS encoding MBL fold metallo-hydrolase — MYLLNPELKTIKKNYKGNLFQNKMFESADYASEVIPFKKILKWQFSPNPQKTEKKDDNFRLRVNRNTSFITSDEDMIVWLGHASFFIRINGVSFFTDPCLKDLPIIKRQVGLPCSIYDLIGINYLLISHGHRDHFDKTSVNQLLDQNPKMKLLLPLKISDLLGKKKKNVSFQEAAWWQQYTLNEDVAVYFLPAKHWNRRYLKDFNRQLWGSFLIKTKNKSIYFGADSAYADHFKEISDILGSPDICMLPVGAYKPSYIMKAAHMHPGEAVHAFNDLGGKVMIPMHYGTYDLSDEPLGEPVNILKDLEKRGSIHGELKFMDVGEKYMLTHEVQVAGNK; from the coding sequence ATGTATTTACTGAACCCGGAGCTAAAAACCATAAAAAAGAACTATAAAGGAAACCTCTTTCAAAATAAAATGTTTGAAAGCGCTGATTATGCGTCGGAGGTAATTCCTTTCAAAAAAATCCTGAAGTGGCAGTTCAGCCCTAATCCTCAAAAAACCGAGAAGAAAGATGATAATTTTCGACTCAGAGTAAACCGCAATACTTCTTTTATAACCAGTGATGAGGATATGATCGTATGGTTGGGCCATGCCTCTTTTTTTATCCGCATCAATGGCGTGAGCTTTTTTACTGATCCCTGTCTCAAAGACCTTCCGATTATAAAGCGACAGGTAGGCCTGCCCTGTTCAATTTACGATCTGATCGGTATAAACTACCTGCTGATCTCTCACGGACACCGGGATCATTTTGATAAAACATCAGTAAATCAGCTGCTGGATCAAAACCCTAAAATGAAGTTGCTCTTACCACTAAAAATCAGCGATCTTTTGGGCAAAAAGAAAAAAAATGTCAGTTTCCAGGAAGCAGCATGGTGGCAGCAGTATACATTGAATGAAGATGTAGCTGTGTATTTTTTACCTGCCAAGCATTGGAACCGTCGGTACCTAAAGGACTTCAACCGGCAATTGTGGGGAAGCTTTCTGATCAAAACTAAGAACAAGAGTATCTACTTCGGAGCAGATTCTGCCTATGCCGATCATTTCAAGGAGATCAGCGATATTTTAGGTAGTCCGGATATTTGTATGTTACCGGTAGGCGCCTATAAGCCCTCTTATATTATGAAAGCCGCCCATATGCATCCCGGTGAAGCAGTGCATGCTTTCAATGATTTGGGGGGTAAAGTAATGATTCCTATGCACTACGGTACGTATGACCTTTCAGATGAGCCTTTGGGGGAGCCTGTCAATATTTTAAAAGACCTAGAAAAGCGAGGAAGTATTCATGGTGAGCTTAAGTTTATGGACGTAGGTGAAAAATACATGCTTACGCATGAAGTGCAAGTAGCTGGCAACAAATAA
- a CDS encoding alkaline phosphatase PhoX, translating into MQSNIQNRRSFIKSAGLVSLGFLGLTQYVNGKSFLTPAANNAGYGALLADPQGILNLPKGFSYKVIFRQGDKMTDGFFGPDYPDGMATFKGKNDRVILIRNHETNPGHENGPYGKNLELLGKLKPEQVYDYGEGKQPGTGGTSTLIFNEKTGEVETSYLSLAGTVRNCAGGMTPWRSWISCEENTSRAGEGLEKDHGYNFEVPASEKINLADPLPLKEMGRFNHEAVCVDPRTSIVYQTEDRGDGLIYRFLPNKKEKLHKGGTLQVLAIKGQKSFDTRNWKDLETPKMPKNEKMEVEWLDIDNVEAPEDDLRLRGFESGAARFARGEGMWFGDDELYFACTNGGEIGSGQVFRYVPSTYEGTEREKEAPGTVELFLEPNDQDILKNCDNLTIAPWGDIILCEDHPEPFVVGVTQQGEIYKLAENVGYRTEFAGGVFSPSGDTYFVNIQGAGITLAITGPWKKPA; encoded by the coding sequence ATGCAAAGCAATATCCAAAATAGACGTTCTTTCATCAAATCTGCCGGACTGGTAAGCCTGGGATTTCTGGGGCTTACACAGTATGTCAACGGAAAATCTTTTCTGACACCTGCGGCTAATAATGCGGGCTATGGCGCATTGTTAGCTGATCCTCAGGGAATTCTTAATTTACCCAAAGGCTTTTCTTATAAGGTAATTTTTCGTCAGGGAGATAAAATGACTGACGGCTTCTTTGGCCCAGATTACCCTGATGGAATGGCAACATTTAAAGGTAAAAATGACAGAGTCATTCTGATCCGTAATCATGAAACTAATCCGGGACACGAGAATGGTCCGTATGGCAAGAATCTGGAACTTTTAGGTAAACTGAAGCCCGAACAAGTGTATGATTATGGAGAAGGGAAACAACCGGGAACCGGAGGTACTTCCACTCTCATTTTTAACGAGAAAACGGGAGAAGTAGAAACTTCTTACCTCAGTCTGGCCGGTACAGTCCGTAACTGTGCCGGTGGCATGACGCCCTGGAGAAGCTGGATCAGCTGCGAAGAAAATACCAGCCGTGCCGGAGAGGGGCTGGAAAAAGACCACGGTTATAACTTTGAAGTTCCTGCCTCTGAAAAAATCAATCTCGCTGACCCGCTTCCTTTAAAAGAAATGGGGCGCTTTAACCATGAAGCAGTATGCGTTGACCCCCGTACCAGTATCGTCTACCAGACTGAAGACCGTGGGGATGGATTAATTTATCGCTTCCTGCCCAACAAAAAAGAAAAACTGCACAAAGGAGGTACGCTACAGGTGCTCGCCATCAAAGGACAAAAAAGCTTTGACACACGCAACTGGAAAGATCTGGAAACTCCTAAAATGCCAAAAAACGAAAAAATGGAGGTAGAGTGGCTGGACATTGACAATGTGGAAGCTCCTGAAGATGATTTGCGACTCAGAGGTTTTGAAAGTGGGGCAGCGAGATTTGCCCGCGGTGAAGGTATGTGGTTTGGCGATGACGAACTTTATTTTGCCTGTACCAATGGTGGAGAGATAGGCAGTGGGCAGGTTTTCCGTTATGTGCCCAGTACATACGAAGGAACAGAGCGTGAGAAAGAAGCTCCCGGCACTGTAGAGCTTTTTCTGGAACCCAACGATCAGGATATTTTAAAGAACTGTGACAACCTAACGATCGCACCCTGGGGGGATATTATCCTCTGTGAAGATCACCCTGAGCCTTTTGTCGTTGGCGTAACCCAGCAGGGAGAAATCTATAAGCTGGCTGAAAATGTAGGCTACCGTACAGAATTTGCCGGAGGTGTATTTTCTCCTTCCGGAGATACGTATTTTGTGAATATACAGGGGGCAGGAATCACCCTGGCAATCACCGGTCCCTGGAAAAAACCAGCCTGA
- a CDS encoding YdcF family protein: MDKNKCIQTIWDYHLMHHQLEKADCILTLGSHDLRVAAHAADLYLEGWADHLIFSGGLGRLTEGMWERAEAEVFADVAIEKGVPKERIYLENKSTNTGENLRLTESLIKAEGLDLQDFIVVQKPYMERRAFATFKKHFPDKKCLISSPPLDYHNYCIASDPEINHERVIHLIVGDLQRIKIYAEKGFQISQEVPQEVWEAYQRLVDEGYTEHLIAR; this comes from the coding sequence ATGGACAAAAACAAATGTATTCAGACTATCTGGGATTATCACCTTATGCATCATCAACTGGAAAAGGCAGACTGTATCCTCACGCTGGGAAGCCATGATTTACGTGTAGCAGCGCATGCGGCTGATCTCTATCTGGAAGGCTGGGCAGATCATCTTATCTTTTCCGGAGGACTAGGCCGGCTTACAGAAGGCATGTGGGAACGAGCGGAAGCTGAGGTTTTCGCTGATGTCGCTATTGAAAAAGGAGTGCCCAAAGAAAGGATATATCTGGAAAATAAGTCTACCAATACAGGAGAAAACCTTCGTTTAACTGAGTCGCTGATCAAGGCGGAAGGGCTGGATCTTCAGGATTTTATCGTGGTTCAAAAGCCCTATATGGAAAGAAGAGCTTTTGCTACTTTTAAAAAGCATTTTCCTGATAAAAAATGCCTGATCTCTTCACCTCCTTTAGATTATCATAATTACTGTATCGCCAGTGATCCGGAAATTAATCATGAAAGAGTCATTCACCTCATTGTAGGGGATCTGCAGCGAATCAAAATTTATGCAGAAAAAGGTTTTCAGATTTCTCAGGAAGTTCCCCAGGAGGTTTGGGAAGCTTATCAAAGGTTAGTAGATGAAGGATATACTGAGCATCTTATTGCCAGATAA
- a CDS encoding phosphatidylinositol-specific phospholipase C/glycerophosphodiester phosphodiesterase family protein: protein MKKLFAVLFSLLIINSLQAQVIPLPHAHAHNDYNHERPLLDALAHGFTSVEADVLLIDGELYVGHDMPEGKHALPTFKALYLDPLQRIVHNHRGKVYPDYEGDFYLMIDIKTEAEPTYAVLREQLAAYTSMLTYSENGEVHKGAVTIFLSGNRPITSVEKQSKSLVAIDGRPEDLGKDYPSSLMPFVSQHFRAVVDWDGEGAIPKQEMEKLSALTAKVHAEDKKVRLWASPENENTWKILMQAEADLINTDKLSKLQDFLIRGYSSRH, encoded by the coding sequence ATGAAAAAATTATTTGCCGTATTATTTAGCTTGCTGATTATCAACAGTCTACAAGCGCAGGTGATCCCTTTACCTCACGCCCACGCCCACAATGACTACAATCATGAACGCCCTTTACTGGATGCGCTTGCCCACGGATTTACCAGCGTTGAAGCTGATGTATTGCTCATTGATGGTGAGCTGTATGTGGGACATGATATGCCTGAGGGAAAGCACGCTTTGCCTACATTCAAAGCATTGTACCTAGATCCATTACAACGGATCGTACATAACCACAGAGGCAAGGTTTACCCAGATTATGAAGGTGATTTTTACCTGATGATTGATATCAAAACTGAAGCTGAACCTACTTATGCAGTACTCCGTGAACAACTGGCTGCGTACACCTCCATGCTTACTTACTCTGAAAATGGAGAGGTCCATAAAGGGGCGGTAACTATCTTCCTCTCGGGCAATCGCCCCATTACAAGCGTGGAAAAGCAAAGTAAAAGCCTGGTTGCTATTGACGGAAGGCCGGAAGATCTCGGCAAAGATTATCCAAGCTCCCTTATGCCATTTGTCAGCCAACATTTCAGGGCAGTAGTAGATTGGGATGGCGAAGGAGCTATACCGAAGCAGGAGATGGAAAAACTAAGTGCGCTTACTGCCAAAGTCCATGCCGAAGATAAAAAAGTAAGGCTCTGGGCTTCTCCTGAAAATGAAAACACCTGGAAAATACTGATGCAGGCTGAGGCTGATCTGATCAATACTGACAAACTCAGTAAGCTACAGGATTTTCTCATCAGAGGTTATAGCAGTAGGCACTAG